A genomic region of Xiphophorus couchianus chromosome 18, X_couchianus-1.0, whole genome shotgun sequence contains the following coding sequences:
- the LOC114161464 gene encoding extracellular calcium-sensing receptor-like has protein sequence MSLLAHLVALWLVGAQLAQTLTCSRWGTPSDSGLFEDGDVIIGGLFNLHFMPPVKDQRFTLEPDNKPCTGLQNLPLQYIYAMMFALEEINHSSTLLPGVKLGYRIHDSCALPAWEMQAALSLVGGDAPSCNSDQEETEVGAGEQRVPLIIGGSSSITAHVLSKLLGPLSIPLVSYTASSPSLSDRQQFPNFFRTMASDTYQARAIAQLAIKYNWSWVGAVVANNDYGLMAVKVFQEEIQGAGVCLSFLETLQRENIESEARRAALTIQASTAKVILIFAWFTDVIELFLQLEKLNVTDRQFLASEAWSTSSDLRQSTFSRKVARGVLGVAIRRSPLPGFGTFVRNLNPWLRPNDQFLKEFWEKEFRCSPGIAAAPSSSSLPPCNGTESLWDVENLFTDASQLRVTYNVYLAVYAAAHALHSLLSCPDVSSSPGRNVACSLHTQIKPMELMEHLSKVNFTTPQGEAFYFQGADVKAKYDLLNWQSSPEGEVKLVLIGRVDGFDLHLNESAIQWSTGSSQVPVSVCSESCPPGTRMASRKGEPICCFDCIPCADGQISNTTGSTQCNICPSEFWSNAERTACIPRQLDFLSFNETLGITLTAVAVSGVTVTTAVFMVFLYYRQTPMVRANNSELSFLLLLSLKLCFLCSLVFIGRPSAWSCRFQQAAFGISFVLCVSCLQVKTIVVLAAFRSARPGAEALMKWFGPGQQRGSVCLFTSVQVVICIIWLSLSPPQPRPDLKIPGLQVTLECAMASVVGFSLVLGYIGLLSCTSLLLAFLARKLPDNFNEAKLITFSMLIFCAVWVAFVPAYVSSPGKYAVAVEIFAILASSYGLLLCIFAPKCFIILLRPEKNTKKHLMAR, from the exons ATGTCCCTGCTGGCCCATCTCGTCGCTCTCTGGCTGGTGGGCGCACAGCTGGCTCAGACGCTGACCTGCTCTCGGTGGGGAACACCCAGCGACAGCGGGTTGTTTGAGGACGGGGATGTAATCATCGGCGGGCTCTTTAACCTTCACTTCATGCCTCCTGTTAAGGACCAGAGGTTCACTCTGGAGCCAGACAACAAACCCTGCACTGG TTTGCAAAATCTACCATTGCAATACATCTATGCGATGATGTTCGCTCTGGAGGAAATCAACCACAGCTCCACCTTGCTGCCGGGCGTGAAGCTGGGCTACCGTATCCATGACTCCTGCGCCCTCCCTGCTTGGGAGATGCAGGCTGCGCTGTCATTGGTCGGTGGAGACGCACCGAGCTGTAACTCGGATCAGGAGGAAACAGAAGTCGGAGCAG GTGAACAGCGTGTGCCTCTGATCATTGGTGGCTCCTCGTCTATAACAGCCCACGTACTGTCCAAACTCCTGGGACCACTTTCTATTCCTCTA GTGAGCTACACAGCAAGTTCTCCAAGCTTAAGTGACAGGCAACAATTTCCTAATTTCTTCAGAACCATGGCCAGTGATACCTATCAAGCACGTGCAATTGCTCAGCTCGCTATAAAGTATAATTGGAGCTGGGTTGGAGCAGTGGTGGCCAACAATGACTATGGCCTCATGGCAGTGAAG GTGTTTCAGGAGGAAATTCAGGGGGCCGGGGTTTGCCTCTCCTTTTTGGAGACCCTTCAGAGAGAAAACATTGAAAGTGAGGCCAGACGGGCAGCGCTCACCATCCAGGCCTCGACTGCGAAGGTGATTCTGATCTTTGCCTGGTTCACGGATGTAATAGAGCTGTTCCTACAACTGGAGAAGCTAAAt gTGACTGACAGACAATTTCTGGCAAGTGAGGCCTGGAGCACCAGCAGCGATCTTCGGCAAAGCACCTTTTCACGTAAAGTGGCGAGAGGTGTTCTTGGCGTTGCCATCCGGAGATCCCCCCTGCCTGGGTTTGGGACTTTTGTTCGGAATTTAAACCCGTGGCTTCGCCCGAACGACCAGTTCCTGAAGGAATTTTGGGAAAAGGAATTCAGATGCAGTCCTGGGATTGCAGCAGCTCCGTCGTCTTCTTCTCTTCCACCCTGCAACGGCACAGAGAGCCTGTGGGACGTGGAAAATCTCTTCACTGACGCCTCCCAGCTACGGGTGACATACAACGTCTACCTTGCAGTCTATGCTGCAGCCCACGCCCTTCACTCCCTACTCTCCTGCCCCGACGTTAGCAGCTCTCCAGGACGAAACGTCGCCTGTTCACTTCACACTCAAATCAAACCCATGGAG CTGATGGAGCACCTCAGCAAAGTGAACTTCACCACACCGCAGGGCgaagcattttatttccaaGGTGCTGACGTCAAGGCGAAGTATGACCTCTTGAACTGGCAGAGCAGCCCCGAGGGAGAGGTCAAGCTTGTTTTGATTGGTCGTGTGGATGGCTTTGACCTCCACCTTAACGAGTCTGCCATTCAGTGGAGCACAGGGTCCAGTCAG GTCCCCGTTTCCGTCTGCAGTGAGAGTTGTCCTCCTGGCACACGGATGGCCAGCAGGAAAGGAGAACCCATCTGCTGTTTTGACTGCATTCCATGTGCTGATGGACAGATTAGCAACACAACTG GTTCCACTCAGTGCAATATTTGCCCATCTGAGTTCTGGTCCAACGCCGAGCGTACCGCCTGCATCCCTCGCCAGCTGGACTTTCTTTCCTTCAATGAAACTTTGGGCATCACCCTCACAGCAGTGGCCGTTTCCGGTGTCACGGTGACAACTGCTGTGTTCATGGTGTTCCTTTACTACCGACAGACGCCTATG GTACGAGCCAACAACTCGGAGCTCAGCTTTCTGCTTCTCCTGTCGCTGAAGCTCTGCTTTCTGTGCTCGCTGGTGTTCATCGGCCGGCCCTCGGCGTGGTCATGCCGGTTCCAGCAGGCGGCCTTCGGGATCAGCTTTGTCCTTTGCGTGTCATGCCTTCAAGTGAAGACAATTGTGGTCCTGGCAGCGTTCCGCTCGGCCCGGCCCGGCGCCGAAGCCCTCATGAAGTGGTTCGGTcccggacagcagagaggaagtgTCTGCCTCTTCACATCCGTACAG gtTGTCATCTGCATTATTTGGCTGTCACTTAGCCCCCCACAGCCTCGACCTGACTTGAAGATCCCGGGTCTGCAGGTGACCCTGGAGTGCGCCATGGCCTCTGTGGTGGGTTTCTCTCTGGTGCTGGGCTACATTGGCCTCCTGAGCTGCACCAGCCTCCTTCTGGCCTTTCTCGCCAGGAAGCTCCCCGACAACTTCAACGAGGCCAAGCTGATCACCTTCAGCATGCTGATTTTCTGTGCCGTCTGGGTGGCTTTTGTCCCCGCTTATGTCAGTTCACCTGGAAAATACGCGGTGGCCGTGGAGATTTTTGCCATCCTGGCCTCGAGTTACGGTTTGCTGCTCTGCATCTTTGCTCCAAAGTGTTTCATCATCCTTCTGAGGCCAGAGAAAAACACTAAGAAGCATTTGATGGCAAGATAG